In Choloepus didactylus isolate mChoDid1 chromosome 6, mChoDid1.pri, whole genome shotgun sequence, one DNA window encodes the following:
- the SMIM38 gene encoding small integral membrane protein 38, whose product MASWLGGSADPDPLTALLVIILLVRFILWAGLGAFIDGRLARRQPPKPKED is encoded by the coding sequence ATGGCCTCCTGGCTCGGGGGCAGCGCGGACCCTGATCCGCTCACGGCCCTGCTTGTCATCATCCTCTTGGTGCGCTTCATCCTGTGGGCCGGCCTGGGCGCCTTCATCGACGGCAGGCTGGCCCGACGGCAGCCCCCCAAGCCAAAGGAGGACTAG